A region from the Bacteroidota bacterium genome encodes:
- a CDS encoding dTDP-4-amino-4,6-dideoxyglucose formyltransferase, translating to MKSEWKELAETYDLIFSLHCKQLFPAELVGSVKCINVHPGLNPFNRGWYPQVFSILNKKKSGATIHEIDEQLDHGPIIAQKEVVIEKWDTSLSAYNKILNAEVDLLNENLEKIIEGNYTPFRPKEEGNVNLKKDFNALREIDLNKQVSMEEAIDYLRAMSHGEYKNAWFLDPTSGKKVYVSIDLETQEES from the coding sequence ATGAAGAGCGAATGGAAAGAATTAGCCGAGACCTACGACCTCATTTTTTCTCTTCACTGCAAGCAGCTTTTTCCGGCGGAATTGGTTGGGTCGGTTAAGTGTATCAACGTTCATCCAGGACTCAATCCGTTTAACCGGGGTTGGTATCCGCAGGTGTTTTCTATATTGAACAAGAAAAAATCAGGCGCTACTATTCATGAGATTGATGAGCAATTAGACCACGGTCCCATCATAGCTCAGAAAGAAGTAGTGATTGAAAAGTGGGACACGTCACTAAGTGCCTATAATAAAATTCTGAATGCTGAGGTGGACCTACTGAATGAAAATCTGGAAAAAATTATTGAAGGAAATTATACTCCTTTCCGCCCCAAAGAAGAGGGGAATGTGAACTTGAAAAAGGACTTCAATGCTTTGCGCGAGATAGATCTGAATAAGCAAGTGAGTATGGAGGAGGCGATAGACTATTTGAGAGCCATGTCGCACGGAGAGTATAAGAACGCTTGGTTTCTCGATCCAACTTCCGGGAAAAAGGTTTACGTAAGTATAGATTTAGAAACACAGGAAGAAAGTTGA
- a CDS encoding glycosyltransferase, which translates to MGTQVSVCIISYNHAKYFRETIESVLVQRCSFEFEIIVCDDHSTDGTEEIIKEYAAKYPTLIKAYYSENNTGMHRNWARALKLCTGKYIALLESDDYWNDSMKLQKQYDILEKNPEVVASFTEAHIIYENNADGYPWYVQGKKEIYTREDIIINNLMPTCTVLMRNNISDNFFPPTYYKSPFADWMIHFQSSLFGNFHFLNEPTSTYRVHSKGVWGGIDEEKQLLNRLKANDCMYKTATAPDIRKSIREARISWLQKICHHYKCRSKYLQYAKFRIELLLN; encoded by the coding sequence ATGGGTACACAGGTCAGTGTTTGTATCATCAGCTACAACCACGCAAAATATTTTAGAGAGACGATTGAAAGTGTATTGGTACAACGATGTAGTTTTGAATTTGAAATCATTGTTTGTGACGATCATTCTACAGATGGCACTGAAGAAATTATTAAGGAGTATGCCGCAAAATATCCGACACTGATTAAGGCCTATTATTCGGAGAATAATACTGGCATGCATCGAAATTGGGCAAGAGCATTGAAACTTTGTACTGGCAAATACATCGCCCTTCTGGAAAGCGATGATTACTGGAATGATTCGATGAAATTGCAGAAGCAATATGATATTTTAGAAAAGAATCCCGAAGTGGTGGCTTCGTTTACCGAAGCACATATCATTTACGAAAACAATGCGGACGGCTATCCTTGGTATGTTCAAGGCAAAAAAGAAATCTATACAAGAGAAGACATCATTATAAACAATCTCATGCCGACCTGTACGGTTCTGATGCGCAATAACATCTCGGACAATTTTTTCCCTCCGACTTATTATAAAAGCCCCTTTGCAGATTGGATGATTCACTTCCAAAGTTCATTGTTTGGCAATTTTCATTTTTTGAATGAACCTACCTCTACCTATCGAGTTCATAGCAAAGGAGTTTGGGGAGGTATTGATGAAGAAAAGCAATTGCTAAACCGATTGAAGGCGAATGATTGTATGTATAAAACAGCGACAGCGCCGGATATTCGAAAAAGCATCCGTGAGGCAAGAATTAGCTGGCTACAAAAGATTTGTCATCATTATAAATGCCGCTCGAAATATCTCCAATATGCTAAATTTAGGATTGAACTTTTATTAAACTAA
- a CDS encoding glycosyltransferase family 2 protein: MGKGISVIVCCYNSAKRLPETLGHLIRQKINGIDWEIIVVDNASTDSTAEVAKKILSDTAPSVNYKVIGEPEPGLINARNRGFANSSFEFVLFCDDDNWLSETYLQTAFNLMSSNLNMGILGGCGEAVFEESKPDWFDDCQINFAVGDQAPEQLNIDLLKLEHVYGAGFMIRRRLFDELETGNFKSLLSGRKGNQLISGEDSELCWVAQQLGYEIWYYRKLHFKHLMTKGRMKWSYIKKLYFGFGRANIYTQAYYHFNANKGLPNFDLRLPFWLDTYVHKLKVLLLFLPRVLFHFREVGNKNVLKFYGMRGELYELWNLKEKYNEVFLNIMKMKQKLASMKRTV, encoded by the coding sequence ATGGGAAAGGGAATTTCTGTCATAGTATGTTGTTATAACAGCGCCAAACGCTTGCCTGAAACTTTGGGCCATTTAATAAGGCAAAAGATAAATGGTATTGACTGGGAGATTATAGTGGTGGATAATGCATCCACTGACTCAACAGCAGAAGTCGCTAAGAAAATATTATCCGATACCGCTCCATCTGTAAACTATAAAGTTATCGGCGAGCCAGAACCCGGGTTAATCAATGCAAGAAATAGAGGTTTTGCAAATTCAAGTTTTGAATTTGTTCTTTTTTGTGATGATGACAACTGGTTATCGGAAACATACCTGCAAACTGCTTTTAACCTGATGAGCAGCAATCTTAATATGGGGATATTGGGTGGTTGCGGCGAGGCAGTGTTTGAAGAATCGAAACCCGATTGGTTTGATGATTGTCAAATCAATTTTGCTGTAGGAGACCAAGCCCCCGAACAATTAAATATAGACTTACTTAAACTGGAACATGTTTATGGGGCTGGTTTTATGATTCGCCGCCGATTGTTTGATGAACTGGAAACTGGAAATTTCAAAAGCCTTTTATCCGGAAGAAAAGGTAATCAGCTTATTTCTGGTGAGGACAGCGAGCTATGTTGGGTAGCACAACAGTTAGGTTATGAAATCTGGTATTATAGGAAGTTGCATTTTAAACACCTGATGACAAAAGGAAGAATGAAGTGGAGCTATATTAAGAAACTATATTTTGGATTTGGAAGAGCGAATATTTATACGCAAGCATATTATCATTTCAATGCGAACAAGGGGCTGCCAAATTTTGATTTAAGGTTGCCGTTTTGGTTAGATACTTATGTTCACAAATTGAAAGTACTACTTCTGTTTTTGCCAAGGGTGCTGTTTCACTTTAGGGAGGTTGGGAACAAAAATGTATTGAAATTCTATGGCATGCGTGGAGAGCTATATGAATTGTGGAATCTTAAAGAAAAATACAATGAGGTGTTTCTTAATATCATGAAAATGAAGCAAAAGTTAGCCTCCATGAAAAGAACTGTATAG
- a CDS encoding glycosyltransferase family 2 protein — translation MSDVYFSIITPTYNRAHLIGRTIESVIQQSFTDWELIIIDDGSTDNTKEVVSKYVDTRLKYFWQENLERSAARNNGIEKATGEFICFLDSDDIWRSHHLETLNQAIGQNQNKPGLYFTGMCWNFPDRKQDVVFENPKGENPVEYVITNQIGVPCTCINRVIFDKYKFNTTLKINEDVELFARIVSEYPLMQIPIVTVDVLIHGENTKAQEQDYITPQIIATRLIFNNDSLKNRISVSFKRNRLCNLRHQLINHYYNTGLYYKMNLEIIRFLILYPLDPRNKSKLVLLLYHLPGGNILKSIIRKLK, via the coding sequence ATGAGCGACGTTTACTTTTCAATAATTACTCCCACTTACAACAGGGCTCATCTGATTGGAAGGACAATAGAATCGGTCATCCAACAATCGTTTACCGACTGGGAACTTATTATTATAGATGATGGGAGTACAGATAACACCAAAGAAGTGGTGTCTAAATATGTAGATACCCGATTGAAATATTTCTGGCAGGAAAATCTTGAGCGCAGCGCTGCACGGAATAATGGAATCGAAAAGGCAACAGGTGAGTTTATTTGTTTTTTAGATAGTGATGATATCTGGCGAAGTCATCACCTAGAAACGCTCAATCAGGCAATTGGTCAAAACCAGAATAAACCTGGGCTCTATTTCACAGGAATGTGCTGGAATTTTCCGGATAGAAAACAGGATGTAGTTTTTGAAAACCCTAAAGGGGAAAACCCCGTTGAATATGTAATAACTAATCAGATAGGAGTACCATGTACGTGCATCAATCGCGTGATATTTGATAAATACAAATTCAACACAACACTAAAAATAAATGAGGATGTAGAGTTGTTTGCAAGAATTGTATCAGAGTATCCTTTAATGCAAATTCCGATAGTTACTGTAGATGTATTAATTCATGGGGAGAATACGAAAGCTCAGGAGCAAGATTATATTACTCCACAAATAATTGCCACCAGATTAATCTTTAATAATGATTCTTTGAAAAATAGAATTTCAGTTTCGTTTAAGAGAAATCGATTATGCAATTTACGACATCAATTAATTAATCACTACTATAATACAGGGCTATACTATAAAATGAATTTAGAGATTATACGCTTTCTGATTTTATATCCACTTGATCCTCGAAACAAATCGAAACTGGTTTTGCTACTTTACCATTTGCCGGGAGGAAACATTTTGAAAAGCATTATTCGAAAACTAAAATGA
- a CDS encoding glycosyltransferase family 2 protein → MTEAQIPAITVLMPVYNAAAFVGEAIESILCQTFTDFEFLIINDGSTDDSEKIIFGYQDSRIRYIKNESNLRLIATLNKGIELARGKYIARMDADDISLLERLQIQFDFMERHPEVVLCGSWYEAVGLKSQLVKYVGGHQQIMLKMLYQCHLCHPTVVFRKKVVDSFQQKFDRSYLHAEDYEFFTRIGETHQLDNIQQVLLKYRHHVSSVSSSNRQIQFDNSTRIKKHLFSRLGMRVSNRQLEVFRKIAEHNYEKSMDFVVESRELLEDMFQGNERSCFFDSIFFKRAMASYWFHVCYNSTNMGFPVIQAYSNSVIRQYFNPGWLYKFKFFIKALFKI, encoded by the coding sequence ATGACGGAAGCACAAATTCCTGCGATTACGGTTTTGATGCCCGTATATAATGCCGCAGCTTTTGTAGGAGAAGCTATTGAAAGCATTTTGTGTCAAACATTTACCGATTTCGAGTTTTTGATTATCAACGATGGCTCCACAGATGATTCGGAAAAGATAATTTTTGGTTATCAAGATTCTCGTATCCGGTATATAAAAAATGAGAGTAATCTGCGCCTGATTGCTACACTGAATAAGGGTATCGAACTGGCTAGGGGGAAATATATTGCCAGAATGGATGCCGATGATATAAGTTTACTAGAGCGGCTACAAATTCAATTTGATTTCATGGAGCGGCATCCGGAAGTAGTGCTCTGCGGTTCATGGTACGAGGCTGTCGGATTGAAATCTCAACTGGTGAAATATGTAGGCGGCCATCAACAAATTATGTTGAAAATGCTTTATCAATGCCATCTCTGTCATCCAACTGTTGTATTTCGCAAGAAGGTAGTGGATAGTTTCCAGCAAAAATTTGATCGGTCTTACTTGCACGCAGAAGATTATGAGTTTTTTACACGGATTGGCGAAACACATCAATTGGATAATATCCAACAGGTACTATTAAAATACCGCCATCATGTAAGCAGCGTGTCGAGTAGTAATCGTCAAATTCAATTTGATAATAGTACGCGGATTAAAAAGCATTTGTTCAGCAGGCTTGGCATGCGTGTAAGCAATCGGCAATTGGAGGTTTTTAGAAAAATTGCAGAGCACAACTATGAAAAATCAATGGATTTTGTAGTGGAGTCTAGAGAGTTATTAGAAGATATGTTTCAAGGCAATGAGAGGAGTTGCTTTTTTGATTCTATATTTTTTAAGAGAGCCATGGCCAGTTATTGGTTCCATGTTTGCTACAATTCAACAAATATGGGCTTTCCGGTTATACAGGCTTATTCTAATTCAGTAATAAGGCAATATTTTAATCCAGGCTGGCTTTACAAATTTAAATTCTTTATCAAGGCGCTTTTCAAAATATGA
- a CDS encoding glycosyltransferase, with translation MSELPFFSIIIPTYNRADLIGKAIQSIVTQTYSDWELIVIDDGSKDNTKDVVVGFNDPRIKYVWQQNQERCEARNNGIKLAQGKYICFLDSDDYYLSDRLQLLFDELSIRKFPVELFFTPLIHEKNGHFSQIEPKEISAQTVFDDIAQSVIHSQQVCAARVIFKEFLFDIQFHIGEDMELWLRIARKYNITLLKAQHSIVVVDHENRSVNYKLNNSYAEQLKTLRHIFSPEHSGKVVSKSIQNQLIGNCYFGIARFYIYDGQRFRALWWMFRSVFADLQSIQQKFRINILLKLLFLYPIKTVETLIHY, from the coding sequence ATGAGCGAGCTTCCTTTTTTTAGCATTATTATCCCGACCTACAATCGGGCAGACTTGATTGGCAAAGCCATTCAAAGTATTGTGACACAAACCTATTCAGACTGGGAATTGATTGTTATTGATGATGGCTCAAAAGATAATACCAAGGATGTTGTTGTTGGATTTAATGATCCTCGGATTAAATATGTATGGCAACAGAACCAGGAACGTTGTGAAGCTAGAAATAACGGTATTAAATTAGCTCAGGGAAAGTATATCTGCTTTTTGGACAGTGATGATTATTATTTGTCCGATCGCCTTCAGTTGTTGTTTGATGAATTATCAATCCGCAAGTTTCCCGTGGAGTTATTTTTCACACCACTGATTCATGAAAAAAATGGTCATTTCAGTCAAATTGAACCGAAAGAAATTTCAGCACAAACTGTTTTTGACGACATAGCACAGTCCGTCATTCACAGCCAGCAGGTGTGTGCGGCCAGAGTCATTTTCAAGGAGTTTCTGTTTGATATCCAATTCCACATTGGAGAGGACATGGAACTGTGGCTGCGCATTGCCCGAAAGTATAACATCACCCTACTAAAAGCCCAACACTCCATTGTGGTTGTAGATCATGAGAACCGTTCGGTTAACTATAAACTCAATAATAGTTATGCGGAACAATTGAAAACACTACGACATATCTTTTCTCCGGAACATTCAGGAAAGGTCGTTTCCAAAAGTATTCAAAACCAGTTAATTGGAAACTGCTATTTTGGAATTGCCCGATTTTATATCTATGACGGGCAACGGTTCCGTGCGTTATGGTGGATGTTTCGTTCTGTTTTTGCTGACTTACAATCTATTCAACAAAAATTCAGGATTAACATATTGTTAAAATTACTCTTTCTCTATCCGATTAAAACCGTTGAAACCCTAATTCATTATTGA
- a CDS encoding glycosyltransferase family 4 protein: MKILHVIPSLNKGGAERLAVNISTELGHRPGVDIKLVTFRKDNAYLGLIGDVDAQTIPAFVIPSLTGKGRVDVHSWIRLLDEFKPDVIHSHLFESEMVTRYTLRPGTVYVTHCHDNMAQLKSFSCNTLFNKTALTNFYERRLILKQYEKCNNHFVAISKDNFDFIRSVLPDSLKQNVLLMHNAIHFKKFNVADRERNRAEIRMVNTGRFVSWKNQIFLVEILKLLRDRGVIATITFLGDGAELALVKAKVIEYGLQNQIEFTGNVEHVEAYLRNANLYVHTAYIEPFGLALVEAMAAGLPVIALDGGGNRDLIQEGVNGYCIKKQEADLFADKIIGLMRNETLYHTMSRNAVAFAKGFDMPAYVDRLLEMYQQWVRENNQSIKADSTKAG, encoded by the coding sequence ATGAAAATCCTACACGTTATACCATCGCTGAATAAAGGAGGGGCAGAAAGGCTAGCTGTGAATATTAGCACTGAACTAGGGCACCGCCCGGGAGTAGATATTAAATTGGTCACCTTTAGAAAAGACAATGCTTATTTGGGTTTGATCGGTGACGTGGATGCCCAAACTATCCCTGCCTTTGTTATTCCTTCTCTAACTGGCAAAGGAAGGGTGGATGTACACTCATGGATTCGGCTTCTGGATGAATTCAAGCCAGATGTCATTCACTCCCATCTGTTTGAGTCGGAGATGGTGACCCGCTATACACTTCGACCCGGAACAGTTTATGTGACGCATTGTCATGACAACATGGCCCAGTTAAAAAGTTTCTCTTGTAATACGCTTTTCAACAAAACGGCACTGACAAACTTTTATGAACGGAGGCTTATCTTGAAACAATACGAGAAATGCAACAACCATTTTGTGGCTATTTCAAAGGACAATTTCGATTTTATTCGAAGTGTACTTCCTGATTCGTTGAAACAAAATGTGCTTCTAATGCACAATGCCATTCATTTTAAAAAGTTCAATGTAGCGGATAGAGAGAGAAATCGGGCAGAAATTAGGATGGTGAACACCGGGAGGTTCGTCTCGTGGAAAAACCAGATTTTTCTAGTAGAAATTCTCAAACTGCTTCGGGATAGGGGAGTAATTGCAACAATTACTTTTCTCGGCGATGGAGCTGAACTGGCGTTGGTAAAGGCAAAGGTTATCGAATATGGATTGCAAAATCAAATCGAGTTTACTGGGAATGTAGAGCATGTAGAAGCCTATTTGCGCAACGCGAACTTGTATGTTCATACCGCATACATTGAACCTTTTGGCTTGGCATTAGTAGAGGCGATGGCTGCAGGCCTTCCGGTAATTGCGCTTGATGGAGGTGGAAACCGGGATCTGATTCAAGAAGGAGTGAATGGGTACTGCATAAAAAAACAAGAGGCTGATTTATTTGCAGATAAAATAATTGGTTTAATGCGTAACGAAACTTTATATCACACTATGAGTCGTAATGCGGTAGCGTTTGCTAAAGGTTTTGATATGCCAGCTTATGTTGATCGTTTGCTAGAAATGTATCAGCAATGGGTTCGGGAAAATAATCAGAGTATCAAGGCTGATTCGACGAAGGCGGGATAA
- a CDS encoding glycosyltransferase, with translation MKTLLLLTSDFPFGQSEVFVENEFPFLAAKFEQIFIITTSISGASPRPLPPHVKTIRIPYDASLKNKALVLCSIFSKDVREELHFIQSERKLPLSKTIVSILLGGYAKAFEMNDLIKKLLREYSLDEKQLYLYSYWMKDLAIGMGMFKRQHPKVKFFCRAHGWDLYFERHHPPYLPFRKYILTHANACFSISEAGKNYLDNITGQQFSDKLKLSRLGTFNPNANRSQPNTVKIKLVSCSSVIPLKRIHLIIESLTLIKNIEIEWEHVGDGKLKIQMESLAKEKLESLPNISFRMDGHIDNKDLLNYYAREKIDVFINVSETEGLPVSIMEANSFGIPTIATNVGGVSEIIREGENGFLLSRNCSPADIAFTIEKYALLPENAKQQMRDSAFHIWDQNFNAEINYPAFVESALIL, from the coding sequence ATGAAGACGCTTCTTTTGCTTACCTCTGATTTCCCCTTTGGCCAGAGCGAAGTGTTTGTAGAAAATGAGTTTCCCTTCCTCGCGGCAAAGTTTGAGCAGATTTTCATCATCACCACCAGTATCAGCGGTGCTTCGCCCCGGCCCCTTCCACCTCACGTCAAAACCATTCGCATTCCCTATGATGCCTCGCTCAAAAACAAAGCATTGGTTTTATGCAGCATATTCAGTAAGGATGTTCGCGAAGAACTTCATTTCATCCAAAGCGAAAGAAAACTGCCGCTTAGCAAGACTATCGTTTCCATCCTTTTGGGCGGTTACGCTAAAGCATTCGAAATGAATGATTTAATCAAAAAACTATTGCGTGAATATTCTCTAGATGAAAAACAGCTCTACCTATATTCTTATTGGATGAAAGATCTGGCTATCGGCATGGGCATGTTTAAGCGTCAACATCCTAAGGTGAAGTTTTTCTGTCGCGCTCACGGATGGGATTTATATTTTGAAAGGCATCATCCACCCTATTTGCCTTTTAGAAAATATATTCTTACCCACGCAAATGCTTGTTTCAGTATTTCTGAAGCAGGAAAGAATTATCTCGACAATATAACCGGTCAACAATTTTCAGATAAATTAAAGCTGTCCCGATTGGGCACTTTCAATCCTAATGCGAATCGCTCGCAACCGAATACGGTAAAAATAAAATTAGTCAGTTGCTCCAGCGTCATTCCGCTTAAAAGAATCCATCTAATTATAGAATCCCTAACTCTGATAAAGAATATCGAAATAGAATGGGAGCATGTCGGCGATGGCAAACTGAAAATCCAAATGGAATCATTGGCTAAAGAAAAATTAGAAAGCCTGCCAAATATTTCATTCCGAATGGATGGGCATATCGATAATAAGGACTTGCTGAATTATTACGCAAGAGAAAAAATAGACGTCTTCATCAATGTTAGCGAAACTGAAGGCCTGCCAGTTTCTATCATGGAGGCCAATTCTTTCGGCATTCCTACTATTGCAACTAATGTGGGCGGTGTTTCTGAAATCATCCGTGAAGGAGAAAATGGGTTTCTTCTTTCTAGAAATTGTAGTCCGGCGGACATTGCCTTTACCATTGAAAAATATGCGCTACTTCCTGAAAATGCCAAACAGCAAATGCGGGATTCAGCTTTCCATATTTGGGATCAAAACTTTAATGCCGAAATAAATTATCCCGCCTTCGTCGAATCAGCCTTGATACTCTGA
- the rplX gene encoding 50S ribosomal protein L24: MKFHVKKNDEVIITAGDDKGKKGRVIDVDRKNSRVFVDGVNLNSKHTKPNAKNPQGGIVKTPGSIHISNVQLMSEGKATRIGRKEEKGKTVRFSKKTGKILD, from the coding sequence ATGAAATTTCATGTAAAAAAGAATGACGAAGTAATCATTACCGCCGGTGATGACAAGGGGAAAAAAGGACGTGTTATTGACGTGGACCGCAAGAACTCCCGTGTGTTTGTGGATGGCGTGAACCTTAACAGCAAGCATACGAAGCCTAATGCTAAAAATCCTCAGGGTGGGATCGTTAAAACCCCTGGATCTATTCATATTTCCAATGTTCAGTTGATGAGCGAAGGCAAAGCTACTCGCATTGGAAGGAAAGAGGAAAAAGGTAAGACCGTACGATTTTCTAAAAAGACCGGAAAGATTTTGGACTAA
- the rplN gene encoding 50S ribosomal protein L14 gives MLQQESRANVADNSGAKEVLVIRVLGGTKRRYARIGDKVIVTIKKALPTGGVKKGSVSPAVVVRSTCATRRKDGSYIRFDDNAVVLLTPQDEPRGTRIFGPVARELRDKQFMKIVSLAPEVL, from the coding sequence ATGTTACAGCAGGAATCAAGAGCCAACGTGGCAGACAATAGCGGAGCAAAGGAAGTTTTGGTTATCCGTGTGTTAGGAGGAACTAAGAGAAGATATGCCCGCATCGGTGATAAAGTCATTGTTACCATTAAGAAAGCCTTACCCACCGGTGGCGTAAAGAAAGGAAGCGTTTCTCCTGCCGTCGTAGTAAGATCAACTTGCGCTACCCGTCGCAAGGACGGTTCTTATATACGTTTTGATGACAACGCCGTAGTATTGTTAACTCCACAGGATGAACCACGCGGTACGCGTATCTTCGGTCCAGTTGCACGCGAACTACGCGACAAGCAATTTATGAAGATTGTTTCTCTGGCACCTGAAGTATTATAA
- the rpsQ gene encoding 30S ribosomal protein S17 yields MERNLRKERVGLVTSDKMEKTITVTIERKVKHPIYGKFVKTTKKFKAHDEKNDAKTGDTVKISETRPYSRTKRWRLVEVLERAK; encoded by the coding sequence ATGGAAAGGAATCTCAGGAAAGAAAGGGTTGGTCTGGTAACCAGCGATAAAATGGAAAAGACTATCACGGTTACTATCGAAAGAAAGGTAAAGCACCCTATCTACGGAAAGTTTGTGAAGACTACCAAGAAGTTTAAGGCTCATGACGAAAAGAATGATGCCAAGACTGGTGATACCGTGAAAATCAGCGAAACACGTCCTTATAGCAGAACCAAGCGCTGGAGGTTAGTGGAAGTGCTGGAAAGAGCTAAGTAA
- the rpmC gene encoding 50S ribosomal protein L29, which yields MGANKKINQEDIRQYVGEDLDAKIKTEQADLQKMKFGHAVSSLDNPLSVRAKRRNIARLLTEQTNRKKNNKA from the coding sequence ATGGGAGCTAATAAGAAGATAAATCAGGAAGATATCCGGCAGTATGTCGGCGAAGATCTCGATGCAAAAATAAAGACAGAACAAGCCGATTTACAAAAGATGAAATTCGGCCATGCCGTTTCTTCTTTAGATAATCCATTGAGCGTTCGAGCGAAGAGAAGAAATATTGCCCGCCTGCTCACGGAACAAACAAATCGTAAAAAGAATAATAAAGCCTAA
- the rplP gene encoding 50S ribosomal protein L16, protein MLLPKRTKFRKTQKGRVAETTQRGHEIAFGTYALKSLESGKISNKQIEAARVAFTRFMKREGKVWIRIFPDKPITKKPLEVRMGKGKGNPEGWEAPIQAGRIIFEVDGVPRNIALEAMTLAAHKMSVKTKFITRRDAVEG, encoded by the coding sequence ATGTTATTACCTAAACGGACGAAATTCAGAAAAACCCAGAAGGGCAGAGTGGCAGAAACCACCCAGCGCGGTCATGAGATTGCTTTTGGCACCTATGCTTTGAAGTCATTAGAAAGCGGCAAAATCAGCAATAAGCAAATTGAAGCGGCTCGTGTGGCATTCACCCGCTTCATGAAACGTGAAGGAAAAGTTTGGATTCGCATTTTCCCGGACAAACCCATCACCAAGAAGCCTTTAGAAGTGCGGATGGGTAAAGGTAAAGGTAACCCGGAAGGTTGGGAGGCGCCCATTCAGGCAGGTAGAATCATATTTGAAGTGGACGGCGTTCCACGCAATATAGCACTCGAAGCAATGACTTTGGCTGCTCATAAAATGAGTGTTAAGACTAAATTCATCACCCGTCGTGACGCGGTGGAAGGTTAA
- the rpsC gene encoding 30S ribosomal protein S3, whose protein sequence is MGHKTSPISNRLGIIRGWESNWYAGKDAATRLVEDEKIRKYINARIQKGGISRIVIERTMKRVTVAIHTSRPGIIIGRGGGEVDRLKEELKKLTSKDVQINIVEIRRPEMESAIVGETVAKQLEARINYRRAVKMAIASAMRMGAEGIKIRVSGRIGGAEIARSEEYKQGRTPLHTWRADIDYSITEAQTVYGKIGIKVWVCKGEVYGKKNLVDYFSGEPKEEKRQPKGRITRGERGDRR, encoded by the coding sequence ATGGGTCACAAGACAAGTCCTATATCCAATCGCCTCGGCATCATCCGTGGCTGGGAAAGCAACTGGTACGCCGGAAAAGACGCTGCTACCAGACTCGTAGAAGACGAGAAAATCCGCAAATACATTAATGCCCGTATACAAAAGGGGGGTATTTCTCGTATTGTGATTGAAAGGACCATGAAGAGAGTGACTGTCGCTATTCACACCAGCCGCCCGGGCATCATCATCGGAAGGGGTGGCGGCGAAGTGGATCGTTTGAAAGAAGAGTTGAAAAAGTTAACAAGCAAAGATGTACAAATCAATATCGTTGAAATTCGTCGCCCTGAGATGGAATCAGCTATTGTTGGTGAAACCGTTGCCAAGCAGTTAGAGGCGCGTATCAATTACCGTCGTGCGGTAAAAATGGCGATTGCTTCTGCTATGCGTATGGGTGCAGAAGGAATCAAGATTCGTGTATCGGGTCGTATTGGTGGTGCAGAAATTGCCCGGAGTGAAGAATATAAACAAGGAAGAACTCCCCTTCACACTTGGAGAGCAGATATTGATTACAGTATCACAGAGGCCCAGACGGTCTATGGAAAAATCGGTATCAAGGTTTGGGTCTGTAAAGGGGAAGTATATGGAAAGAAAAATCTGGTAGATTATTTTTCCGGGGAACCAAAAGAAGAAAAACGCCAACCAAAGGGAAGAATCACCCGTGGAGAAAGAGGCGACAGAAGATAG